A window of Rhizobium acidisoli contains these coding sequences:
- a CDS encoding ABC transporter ATP-binding protein — protein MKSLGNIRRAFAPWTDPSAKPFIAFKNVTKRFGDFTAVDDLSLNIYHREFFALLGASGCGKSTLLRMLAGFEQPTSGEIVLDGTDMAGTPPYKRPVNMMFQSYALFPHMTVEKNIAFGLKQDGMAKDEMTDRVAQMLKLVKLEQFASRKPNQLSGGQRQRVALARSLAKRPKVLLLDEPLGALDKKLREETQFELMDLQQSLGLTFVVVTHDQEEAMTMADRIAVMSHGKVVQVATPAEIYEAPNSRFVADFIGDVNIFDGKVASSGNGTVEISVDSGFSVRVAASETPPAGSAVGFAIRPEKMRVLRQAPANASVNAARGELWDIAYLGDMTVFHVKLQSGKIVKASSLNAQRSVDDPFTYDQEVWISFDENAGVLLKD, from the coding sequence ATGAAGTCTCTCGGCAATATCCGCCGCGCTTTTGCGCCTTGGACCGATCCCTCTGCAAAACCCTTCATTGCATTCAAGAATGTTACCAAGCGCTTCGGCGATTTTACCGCCGTCGACGATCTGTCGCTGAATATCTATCACCGCGAATTCTTCGCGCTGCTCGGCGCGTCGGGCTGCGGCAAGTCCACGCTGCTGCGCATGCTTGCCGGCTTCGAGCAGCCGACCTCCGGCGAGATCGTGCTCGACGGCACCGATATGGCCGGCACGCCGCCCTACAAGCGGCCGGTCAACATGATGTTCCAGTCCTATGCGCTTTTCCCGCACATGACGGTTGAGAAGAATATCGCCTTCGGCCTGAAGCAGGACGGGATGGCCAAGGATGAAATGACCGACCGCGTCGCGCAGATGCTGAAGCTCGTCAAGCTCGAGCAGTTCGCCTCGCGCAAGCCGAACCAGCTTTCCGGCGGCCAGCGTCAGCGCGTGGCGCTCGCTCGCTCGCTCGCCAAGCGCCCGAAGGTGCTGCTGCTCGACGAACCGCTCGGCGCGCTCGACAAGAAGCTGCGCGAGGAAACCCAGTTCGAACTGATGGATCTGCAGCAGAGCCTCGGCCTGACCTTCGTGGTCGTCACCCATGACCAGGAAGAGGCGATGACCATGGCAGACCGCATCGCCGTCATGAGCCACGGCAAGGTCGTGCAGGTTGCCACACCGGCGGAGATCTACGAAGCGCCGAATTCCCGCTTCGTTGCGGACTTCATCGGCGACGTGAATATCTTCGACGGCAAGGTCGCCTCATCCGGCAACGGCACCGTCGAGATATCGGTCGACAGCGGCTTCAGCGTGCGCGTCGCCGCCTCCGAGACACCGCCGGCCGGCAGCGCCGTCGGCTTCGCCATCCGGCCGGAAAAGATGCGGGTCTTGCGTCAAGCGCCCGCCAATGCTTCGGTCAACGCCGCCCGCGGAGAGCTCTGGGATATCGCCTATCTCGGTGACATGACCGTCTTCCATGTGAAATTGCAGAGCGGCAAGATCGTCAAGGCCTCGTCCCTCAATGCGCAGCGCTCCGTCGACGATCCCTTCACCTACGACCAGGAAGTCTGGATCTCGTTCGACGAGAACGCCGGCGTTCTTTTGAAGGATTGA
- a CDS encoding ABC transporter permease subunit produces MGKLTSGLYNRLVITIPYAWLLLFFLAPFFIVFRISLSTTAIAMPPYEPVFSLADGWAGLWSKIGELSFDNYAYLTDDALYFNAYISSVVIAGISTFLTLLIAYPIAYGMAQAPRTIRPTLVMLVILPFWTSFLIRVYSWIAILKPEGLLNQLLQSLHIIDSPLIILNTTTAVYIGIVYSYLPFMVLPLYSALEKMDGTLIEAAQDLGCTPIRAFWRVTFPLSIPGVVAGCMLVFIPAVGEFVIPDLLGGSQTLMIGKTLWNEFNANRDWPVSSAVATILLMILVIPIVFFQNAQAKAEERGK; encoded by the coding sequence ATGGGCAAGCTCACCTCTGGCCTCTACAACCGGCTCGTCATCACCATCCCTTATGCCTGGCTGCTGCTCTTCTTCCTGGCGCCGTTCTTCATCGTCTTCCGCATTTCGCTGTCGACGACGGCAATCGCCATGCCGCCTTACGAGCCGGTTTTCTCGCTTGCCGACGGCTGGGCCGGGCTCTGGAGCAAGATCGGCGAGCTGTCTTTCGACAATTACGCCTACCTCACCGACGATGCGCTCTATTTCAATGCCTATATCTCGAGCGTGGTGATTGCCGGGATCTCCACTTTCCTCACATTGCTGATCGCCTATCCGATCGCCTATGGCATGGCGCAGGCGCCGCGCACCATTCGCCCGACGCTGGTGATGCTGGTCATCCTGCCGTTCTGGACGAGCTTCCTGATCCGCGTTTATTCCTGGATCGCCATCCTGAAGCCGGAAGGGCTTCTCAACCAGCTTCTCCAGTCGCTGCACATCATCGACAGCCCGCTGATCATCCTCAACACCACCACCGCCGTCTATATCGGCATCGTCTATTCCTATCTGCCGTTCATGGTGCTGCCGCTCTATTCGGCGCTGGAAAAGATGGATGGCACGCTGATCGAGGCTGCCCAGGATCTCGGTTGCACGCCGATTAGGGCCTTCTGGCGCGTCACCTTTCCGCTGTCGATCCCCGGTGTCGTGGCTGGCTGCATGCTGGTCTTCATTCCCGCTGTCGGTGAGTTCGTCATTCCCGACCTGCTCGGCGGTTCGCAGACGCTGATGATCGGCAAGACGCTCTGGAACGAGTTCAACGCCAACCGCGACTGGCCGGTCTCCTCGGCGG